A genomic region of Ovis canadensis isolate MfBH-ARS-UI-01 breed Bighorn chromosome 9, ARS-UI_OviCan_v2, whole genome shotgun sequence contains the following coding sequences:
- the LOC138446049 gene encoding cytochrome P450 11B1, mitochondrial: MALWAKARVWMAGPWLSLHRARPLGTRASAAPKAVLPFEAMPRCPGNKWMRVLQIWKEQGSENMHLDMHQTFQELGPIFRYDVGGRHMVFVMLPEDVERLQQAESLHPQRMLLEPWLAYRQARGHKCGVFLLNGPQWRLDRLRLNPDVLSLPALQKYTPLVDGVARDFSQTLKARVLQNARGSLTLDIAPSVFRYTIEASTLVLYGERLGLLTQQPNPDSLNFIHALEAMFKSTVQLMFVPRRLSRWTSSSMWREHFEAWDYIFQYANRAIQRIYQELALGHPWHYSGIVAELLMRADMTLDTIKANTIDLTAGSVDTTAFPLLMTLFELARNPEVQQALRQESLVAEARISENPQRATTELPLLRAALKETLRLYPVGITLERQVSSDLVLQNYHIPAGTLVKVLLYSLGRNPAVFARPESYHPQRWLDRQGSGSRFPHLAFGFGMRQCLGRRVAEVEMLLLLHHVLKNFLVETLAQEDIKMVYRFILMPSTLPLFTFRAIQ; the protein is encoded by the exons ATGGCGCTGTGGGCAAAGGCCAGGGTGTGGATGGCAGGGCCCTGGCTGTCCCTGCACAGGGCACGCCCACTGGGCACCAGAGCCTCTGCAGCCCCCAAGGCGGTGCTGCCCTTCGAAGCCATGCCCCGGTGTCCTGGCAACAAGTGGATGCGGGTGCTGCAGATCTGGAAGGAGCAGGGCTCTGAGAACATGCACTTGGACATGCATCAGACCTTCCAGGAGCTGGGGCCCATTTTCAG GTACGACGTGGGAGGGAGACACATGGTGTTCGTGATGCTGCCCGAGGATGTGGAGAGGCTGCAGCAGGCGGAGAGCCTTCACCCCCAGCGGATGCTCCTGGAGCCCTGGCTGGCCTACCGACAGGCTCGCGGGCACAAGTGTGGCGTGTTCTTGCT CAACGGGCCCCAGTGGCGTTTGGACCGACTGCGGCTGAACCCAGACGTGCTCTCGCTGCCAGCCCTGCAGAAGTACACGCCCTTGGTGGATGGCGTGGCCAGGGACTTCTCCCAGACCCTGAAGGCAAGGGTGCTGCAGAATGCTCGGGGGAGTCTGACCCTGGACATCGCGCCCAGCGTCTTCCGCTACACCATCGAAG CCAGCACCTTAGTCCTTTACGGAGAGCGGCTTGGCCTTCTGACCCAGCAACCAAACCCTGACAGCCTGAACTTTATCCACGCGCTGGAGGCCATGTTCAAGTCCACCGTGCAGCTCATGTTTGTGCCCCGGCGCCTGTCACGGTGGACGAGCAGCAGCATGTGGAGGGAGCATTTTGAGGCCTGGGACTACATCTTCCAGTATG CCAACAGAGCCATCCAGAGAATCTATCAGGAGCTGGCCCTCGGCCACCCGTGGCACTACAGCGGCATCGTGGCAGAGCTGCTGATGCGAGCAGACATGACCCTGGATACCATCAAGGCCAACACAATCGACCTCACTGCTGGGAGTGTGGACACG ACAGCCTTCCCCTTGCTGATGACTCTCTTTGAGCTGGCTCGGAACCCGGAGGTGCAGCAGGCCCTGcgccaggagagcctggtggctgAGGCCCGGATCTCAGAAAATCCCCAGAGGGCCACCACGGAGCTGCCTTTGTTGCGGGCGGCCCTCAAGGAGACCTTGAG GCTCTATCCCGTGGGTATCACTTTGGAGCGACAAGTGAGCTCGGACCTGGTGCTGCAGAACTACCACATCCCGGCCGGG ACGCTGGTGAAGGTCCTACTCTATTCCCTGGGTCGAAACCCCGCTGTGTTCGCCAGGCCCGAGAGCTATCACCCCCAGCGCTGGCTGGACCGCCAGGGCTCTGGAAGCAGGTTCCCGCACCTGGCCTTTGGCTTTGGCATGCGCCAGTGCCTGGGGCGGCGTGTGGCCGAGGTggagatgctgctgcttctgcaccAT GTGCTGAAGAACTTCCTGGTGGAGACATTGGCACAAGAGGACATAAAGATGGTCTACCGCTTCATACTGATGCCCTCTACCCTCCCCCTCTTCACCTTCCGGGCCATCCAGTAG